Proteins found in one Wenzhouxiangella sp. XN201 genomic segment:
- a CDS encoding FtsX-like permease family protein, with translation MMSGLIADLRHAFRVYRRTPWQSALAILMMAAAMALVAATATLWSDLYLSATPGVEDDRGLVTIGLRRDIPTGLFDHTALENFETVTQTLESVAAAALFGSFSNVDFEGEPLTQIAEPVRSGYFKTLRPRMHLGRAPTTAELEGEGDRVLVLSHDFWEEHLDADPGILQRELDLAGERWRVIGVADPDFTGLRGRTPAFWIPWRRFFAHVVPNFPENMIDRFAMWQVAGRSATGASPRAVEAEVNRFVADYDFSARLGSALRAGEVLVLPGLVARPQARQAAQRQVSLLLAASVLVATVAAVNIGIFLLARAPARRRELALRQTLGATRSRLARQLITEAGLLVFLATAVGMLLSIWLTALMRELAFLERAGFSDAVLNLPALAMAAGLAALFTVLVALVPIFMVRGRRLGQMGRQTSARPGPFQFAAGLIQLSLAGLVGAAALAFLAHVWMMERRDLGLSTEGVLVASVTFSEQPGGGYEHPGPEAVQAYREAVRERLEGIAGIERVSFGAPVPGQIMRASMSLDIEGRKMTARMINVDAGFFDLLDIRLLHGRGFEHHGEQGVVVSRTLAEQAWGEIDAIGRFIFRTDDPDTGQRGQVIGVVEDVHYDHPDRPHEPLLFSTHSGVVGVTGSILIEGSPDVDAIETAVNEILAARFDILHVHQVTALTEIVGELTAPDRARAMLTGLFGLVVVLMAGFGFFAMQRFLVDAGRRETAIRMALGAGPRLTRRHVLVQGLKLGLPGLVIGSLLALITAGWLSDDLISADVSVILIGTAVSITLLLLMLTASLQPAMRAARSQPGELLGED, from the coding sequence ATGATGTCCGGCCTGATCGCGGACCTGCGACACGCCTTCCGTGTCTACCGCAGAACGCCCTGGCAGAGCGCGCTGGCGATCCTGATGATGGCCGCCGCCATGGCCCTGGTCGCGGCCACGGCCACTTTGTGGTCGGACCTGTACCTGAGCGCCACGCCTGGCGTTGAAGACGATCGCGGCCTGGTCACCATCGGTCTGCGCCGCGACATCCCCACAGGGCTGTTCGACCACACTGCGCTGGAAAACTTCGAGACGGTGACGCAGACGCTCGAGTCGGTGGCTGCCGCGGCCCTGTTCGGCAGCTTCAGCAACGTCGACTTCGAGGGCGAGCCGCTGACCCAGATTGCCGAACCGGTGCGCTCGGGTTATTTCAAGACCCTGCGCCCGCGCATGCATCTGGGTCGGGCGCCGACCACCGCCGAACTCGAGGGCGAAGGCGACCGGGTGTTGGTTCTCAGTCACGACTTCTGGGAGGAACACCTCGACGCCGATCCGGGCATCCTTCAGCGCGAACTCGATCTGGCCGGCGAGCGCTGGCGCGTAATCGGCGTGGCCGACCCGGATTTCACCGGCCTGCGCGGGCGGACCCCCGCCTTCTGGATACCGTGGCGACGCTTCTTCGCCCACGTGGTGCCGAACTTCCCCGAAAACATGATCGATCGCTTTGCCATGTGGCAGGTGGCCGGGCGCAGCGCCACCGGTGCCAGCCCGCGGGCCGTGGAGGCTGAAGTCAACCGCTTCGTGGCCGACTACGATTTCTCCGCGCGCCTGGGCTCCGCTCTCCGCGCTGGGGAGGTTCTCGTCCTGCCTGGGCTTGTTGCCCGTCCCCAGGCGCGCCAGGCCGCCCAACGCCAGGTGTCGCTGCTGCTGGCCGCCAGCGTGCTGGTCGCCACCGTGGCCGCCGTAAACATCGGCATCTTCCTGTTGGCCCGCGCCCCCGCCCGACGCCGCGAGCTGGCGCTGCGACAAACCTTGGGTGCGACTCGCAGTCGCCTGGCCCGACAGTTGATCACCGAGGCCGGACTGCTGGTCTTTCTGGCGACCGCGGTCGGCATGCTGCTGTCGATCTGGCTGACCGCCTTGATGCGCGAGCTGGCATTTCTCGAGCGAGCCGGCTTTTCCGACGCGGTGCTGAACCTGCCCGCCTTGGCCATGGCCGCCGGCCTGGCGGCGCTGTTTACCGTGCTGGTCGCCCTGGTGCCGATATTCATGGTGCGCGGCCGCCGCCTGGGCCAGATGGGCCGACAGACCAGCGCCCGACCGGGGCCGTTCCAGTTCGCCGCCGGGCTGATCCAGCTGAGCCTGGCCGGCCTGGTCGGCGCCGCCGCCCTCGCCTTTCTGGCTCATGTCTGGATGATGGAGCGGCGCGACCTGGGCCTGTCGACCGAGGGCGTGCTGGTCGCGTCGGTCACGTTCAGCGAGCAGCCCGGCGGCGGCTACGAGCATCCTGGTCCGGAAGCCGTGCAGGCCTACCGAGAGGCCGTGCGCGAGCGACTGGAGGGCATCGCAGGCATCGAGCGTGTCAGCTTCGGTGCACCGGTGCCGGGCCAGATCATGCGCGCGTCAATGAGCCTGGACATCGAAGGCCGGAAAATGACCGCGCGGATGATCAACGTCGACGCCGGGTTCTTCGATCTGCTCGACATTCGGTTACTGCACGGGCGCGGATTCGAGCATCACGGTGAACAGGGCGTGGTCGTGTCGAGAACCCTGGCCGAGCAGGCCTGGGGCGAAATTGACGCGATCGGTCGCTTCATCTTTCGTACCGACGATCCGGACACCGGCCAGCGCGGGCAGGTGATCGGTGTCGTCGAAGACGTCCACTACGACCATCCCGACCGTCCGCACGAGCCTTTGCTGTTCAGCACCCACAGCGGCGTGGTTGGCGTCACCGGTTCGATCCTGATTGAGGGATCGCCCGATGTCGACGCGATCGAGACCGCGGTAAACGAAATCCTGGCCGCGCGCTTCGACATCCTGCACGTCCACCAGGTCACGGCCCTGACCGAAATCGTGGGCGAACTGACCGCCCCCGACCGCGCCCGAGCCATGCTGACCGGACTGTTCGGATTGGTGGTCGTGCTGATGGCCGGCTTCGGCTTTTTCGCCATGCAGCGTTTCCTGGTCGACGCCGGCCGGCGCGAGACCGCCATTCGCATGGCCCTGGGCGCCGGGCCGCGCCTGACTCGCCGGCATGTGCTGGTTCAGGGCCTGAAGCTCGGCCTGCCTGGCCTGGTAATCGGCTCGCTGCTGGCGCTGATCACCGCCGGCTGGCTGAGCGACGATCTGATCAGCGCCGATGTGTCCGTGATCCTGATCGGCACCGCGGTCAGCATCACACTGCTGTTGCTGATGCTGACAGCCAGCCTGCAACCGGCCATGCGGGCCGCCCGATCGCAGCCGGGGGAGCTGCTCGGGGAAGATTGA